DNA sequence from the Pseudomonadota bacterium genome:
TGGTCCGTGATCCGGATGTCGCGTACAGCCTCTCGAACCCCGCGGAGCTCGAGCTGCTCACCGAGGCGTACGCCGAGGGGCACCAGGGCGGCCGCTCCGAGGGCGAGGACTCGATGATGGTGGGGTTCTACGTCAACAACAACGTCGGGATCGCGTTCCGCTGCTTCGCGACCGGCGCCTTCTTCGCGCTGGGGTCGATCTTCTTCCTCGTCCTCAACGGCGTCATGGGCGGCGCGGTCGGCGCGTACATCTGCGCGGCGGGGTACTCGGAGAGCTTCCTGTCGTTCGTGGTCGGCCACGGCGCGTTCGAGCTGACCGCGATCGTCCTCGCGGGCGCGACGGGCCTTCGTCTCGGCGCCCTCCTCGTCAACCCCGGGCCCTGGACGCGCCTCGACGCCCTCAAGGTGCACGGCCCCGAAATGGTGACCGTGATCATCGGCGTGGCCGCCATGCTGCTCGTCGCGGCGTTCCTCGAGGGCTTCTGGTCTCCGTCGGGCGCGCCCCCGAACGTGAAGTTCGCGGTGGGCGGTTTCCTCTGGCTGCTCGTGTTCGCATACCTCTCCCTGGCGGGCCGGGGCGTGCGCGGGAAGGACGCGTGACGGGTTGCTCGTCGACGACGCCACCTTCGAGATCCGCACGCGCCGCACGACGGAGACTATCGATCTCGCGTTCGTGTTCTACCGCACGCACCTGCGGGTCATCGGCGGGGTCACGCTCGCCCTCGGCGTGCCGCTGATCGCCGCGGGGGCTGCGCTGCATTGGGCGACCGGGTGGTGGTGGACCGCGGCGCTGTTTTTCTGGCTGACGCTGCCTCTGCCGAGCGGTGCGGTGACGCTCGCGGCGAGCCGGATCGTCTTCGGAACGCGCCTGACCGTCTTCCGGGCGCTCGCGCTGTACGGCCCGCTCTGGGCGGGGCTCTTCTTCCGGCGGCTCGGCCAGCAGATCCTGACGTTGCTCCTCTTGCCGATCGTGGTCGGCTACACGCTCCGCCTGCGATGGGGATTCACCCCGATGATCGTGCTGCTCGAGCGGCTCTACGGAGGGGCGCTCTCGACGCGGCGCGCGGGCCTTAGGCGGCGCGGCGGGACCTCCGGCTTCGGCATGGAGATCGTCCTCGCGATCTTCATGGTCGCGGCGCTGCTCGGCGTGGCGATCACGTTCGAGCTCGTCGTCGTCGACTTCTTCGCCATCCTGCCGGACGGCGCGCTGTTCACGCCGCAGGTCTTCGACGAGCCGCTGCGGCTCGCCCTGTGGTTCCTCGCGGCGCTCGTCGTCTCGCCGCTCGCGACCTTGAGCTGGTTCTTCCTCTACCTCAACGCGCGGATCCGCGGCGAGGGGTGGGACATCGAGCTCGGCCTCAAGGGGATCGCGACGCGGCTCTCTGCGGGCGACAAGGAGGCGGGCGCGTGACCGGCAAGCCCCTGCGCGCCTTCGCGGCGCTCGTCTGTCTCGCCCTCCTCGCGCCGACGCTCTCGGCCGAGGATCGGCCGGACAACGACCAGGTCGGCCGGCAGGTCGACGAGATCACGCGGCCGCCGGACTACGACTGGCTGCGCGGGACCAAGCACGAGGCGCAGCAGGGCGAGCCTTTGGCGCACGAGCGGGGCAAGGCGCGGGCCAAGACGAAGCGGGCGGAGCCGCGCGAGCGGGACGAGGGGTGCGACTACCAGCCCGAGCCCCAGGGCGGGCCGGATCGCGCGCCGGCCAACAAGCCCGAGGGGAGCGGCGGGTGCGGCAGCGGTCCGGCGCCCGGTTCGCAGGGTGGCGGCTCCGCGAGCGCGCCGCCGAGCGGCCCCGACTGCGGTTGCGACGTGCCGGCCCCGAACTGCGGCTGCGATCGGGCGATCGGAAACTGCGGCGGCTGTCCGGGGATAGGCGCCGCCATCGCGCCGCTCGGGTACCTCGTCGGCGCAGCGGTGCTCGCGCTGATCATCTTCTTCGTCGTCCGCGCGATCGTGCGGCGTGATAGGAGCCCCGACAAGCCCATCGCCGGAACCGACGA
Encoded proteins:
- a CDS encoding stage II sporulation protein M, with the protein product MTKRDFLEERINRWRRLEATLNRLESSGAKKLEQHELEEFVHLYRMTCSDLARARSEELGDDVEGYLNAIVARGHKQFRPRTAPDPRRFAAFFASGFPRAVRAQKWYVLAAALLFAVPTALSAAAVVRDPDVAYSLSNPAELELLTEAYAEGHQGGRSEGEDSMMVGFYVNNNVGIAFRCFATGAFFALGSIFFLVLNGVMGGAVGAYICAAGYSESFLSFVVGHGAFELTAIVLAGATGLRLGALLVNPGPWTRLDALKVHGPEMVTVIIGVAAMLLVAAFLEGFWSPSGAPPNVKFAVGGFLWLLVFAYLSLAGRGVRGKDA